One segment of Brassica napus cultivar Da-Ae chromosome C3, Da-Ae, whole genome shotgun sequence DNA contains the following:
- the LOC106389633 gene encoding snRNA-activating protein complex subunit: MESESSEEEIATSGIPRGGPIYLPNMVGQVSTVPEFQSSYLSLLHDLETQLASSSSHQHDLSTDGLKIYTDEELTDMALKEAFKEDSLSLRDDDTLPLNELEQSQIVSHPENPSAENERGTKRRRTVKTGAVKKAEVKRTVKKPEEPYIARVEQLAKLKQKQDEDKAHVRLHCFSETWEDVEDASTSLESFEKLQSLKSIDNYTLVKPSEIQGTVDTLFPEVILCVEIYNNRKSKTQEFLVLGRQMLTELKDKIHCVTDQVMEKAGKYDPSGYFLIEDIFHNDLRNRKATDYSKPILNWLWNSKDEALKKWEGIITGELQQKQRTALGVTKAMDLPRFGSAEMQSTRFCDLRFRLGASYLYCHQGDCKHMIVIRDMRLSHPEDVQNRAAYPRLIYQLKTRAQKCSVCKIYRASKVVLDDKWGNENQCYYCDICFGHLHNEGGPLYCDVPVFDYVYE; the protein is encoded by the exons ATGGAGAGCGAGAGCAGTGAAGAAGAGATTGCTACCTCAGGGATCCCAAGAGGAGGCCCAATCTATCTTCCCAACATGGTGGGACAAGTTTCCACTGTGCCCGAGTTTCAATCTTCGTATCTCAGTCTCCTCCACGATTTGGAAACTCAATTAGCTTCCTCCTCCTCTCACCAACATGATCTCTC AACTGATGGTCTCAAGATTTATACTGATGAGGAACTCACTGATATGGCTCTGAAGGAAGCCTTTAAGGAAGATAGCCTCTCTTTACGGGATGATGATACTCTTCCTCTAAACGAGCTCGAGCAATCTCAGATCGTTTCTCACCC TGAAAATCCATCAGCTGAGAACGAAAGAGGTACGAAAAGAAGGCGGACGGTAAAGACAGGTGCAGTGAAGAAGGCTGAGGTGAAGAGAACAGTAAAGAAACCTGAG gAACCTTATATAGCCAGAGTAGAGCAGCTTGCTAAACTTAAACAAAAGCAGGATGAGGATAAAGCACATGTGAGGCTACACTGCTTCAG CGAAACTTGGGAAGATGTTGAAGATGCAAGTACATCTCTAGAAAGCTTTGAGAAGTTGCAATCTCTGAAGTCCATTGATAACTATACG CTGGTGAAGCCATCAGAGATCCAGGGGACAGTAGATACGCTATTTCCTGAAGTCATTCTGTGTGTTGAGATTTATAACAATCGCAAATCCAAG ACCCAAGAATTTTTGGTTCTGGGACGTCAAATGTTAACTGAATTAAAGGACAAGATACACTGTGTTACAGACCAGGTGATGGAAAAGGCTGGAAAGTATGATCCTTCTGGATACTTCCTCATTGAA GATATCTTTCACAACGATTTAAGGAATCGCAAGGCAACAGATTACAGCAAACCTATACTAAACTGGCTATGGAACTCAAAAGATGAAGCACTTAAAAAATGGGAAGGCATTATAACGGGAGAACTACAGCAAAAGCAGAGAACGGCTCTCGGTGTAACGAAAGCCATGGATTTACCTCGTTTTGGATCTGCAGAGATGCAGAGTACTCGCTTCTGTGATTTAAGATTCAGACTCGGAGCTAGTTATCTTTACTGTCATCAGGGAGATTGCAAGCACATGATAGTGATAAGGGACATGAGGCTGAGTCATCCAGAGGATGTTCAGAACCGAGCGGCTTACCCGAGATTGATATATCAGTTGAAAACGAGGGCTCAGAAATGCAGCGTTTGCAAGATATACAGAGCTTCAAAGGTTGTGTTGGATGACAAGTGGGGAAATGAGAATCAATGCTATTACTGTGATATTTGTTTTGGCCATCTTCACAACGAGGGTGGTCCTCTGTATTGTGACGTCCCAGTCTTTGATTATGTGTATGAGTAG